In the Aythya fuligula isolate bAytFul2 chromosome 8, bAytFul2.pri, whole genome shotgun sequence genome, one interval contains:
- the CC2D1B gene encoding coiled-coil and C2 domain-containing protein 1B, translating into MLGRRHKKSPQAKGQGAAVAKQLGLFVDFNPEEMLLGAEDGEDDGDLEAELAAITGARVKEGKAKPKVKTPLPMDHIEKLAADCMKDLNEDEEETEDEDLEKDTDLLAELQEVLGEEGETESCGDETTAMEQSPVESENEEPGLQPQTTSLPAVTSEMQQTIEKRIANYRTAISNAKESGESVKLRRYERGLKTLETMLAAVKRGKKINEEEIPPPVATGKSSSHISQATGAEQEISGDSVSVPPESRAESAADDEQKTSREAEQHLELESLQGRAVSSPTTETDLQNSKTRAILLMRQKEYKIAALKAKQQGNLEKAKEYMKTGKKFDVVLEALDSGQPVDLQNMPPSPQDLESLGNVQGTSKQKVPAPVGSSQGLTSPEPRNQEASASLQQPKTVLEALQQRLEKYKSAAAQAKASGDDRKARMHERIAKQYQDAIRAHKAGRKVNFSELPVPPGFPPLPGVAASDGGSTIAAVLENAGQLASMEENDEEEENEPLTQAPVAKKPAQLPGKPTQVVKPITVPSAVAEEESSPEHVKQATSPSTLDKAESVDHLPPAARQQLQFLENRKKQYMKAAVKAKKENNLEQAKMYLRTAKSFDPKIEEAKRGKPVDISKLPSPPTDDEGDFIFIHHEDLKVSQKAEEVYAQLIKLLKDQHERCLQYSKQFMHLGNVAETTRFEKLAQGCKKDLDILQLAQAQGMDPPSHHFEERTFKMIRIFSELNSTEMHLLIVRGINLPAPPGVAPKDLDAFVKFEFHYPSTEQPQKSKTPVINNNNCPEYNQLFKLNINRNHRGFRRAIRSKGIKFEVFHKGSFFRSDKQVGTAHLKLDKLESECEVREIIEIFDGRKPTGGKLEVKVRLREPLSGQDLQTITENWLVLEH; encoded by the exons ctggggctgtttgTAGATTTTAATCCTGAAGAGATGCTACTGGGCGCAGAGGATGGTGAGGATGATGGCGACCTAGAAGCAGAGCTTGCAGCTATCACAGGAGCAAgggtgaaagaagggaaagcaaaaccaaaagtgAAAA CTCCTCTGCCCATGGATCATATTGAAAAGTTGGCTGCAGACTGTATGAAGGATCTGAATGAAGATGAGGAGGAAACAGAGGATGAAGACTTGGAGAAAGATACAGACCTGTTG GCAGAACTGCAAGAAGTTCTGGGGGAGGAGGGCGAGACAGAAAGCTGTGGGGATGAAACAACAGCAATGGAACAGTCCCCAGTTGAATCAGAAAATGAGGAACCTGGACTGCAACCACAG accaCCTCGCTTCCTGCTGTTACCAGTGAGATGCAACAGACAATAGAGAAGAGAATTGCTAACTATAGGACGGCAATTTCAAACGCAAAGGAGTCGGGTGAGAGTGTCAAACTACGCCGATACGAAAGAGGCCTTAAG ACACTGGAAACCATGCTGGCTGCAGTGAAGAGAGGCAAAAAAAtcaatgaggaagaaattccaCCTCCTGTTGCAACAGGAAAGAGCTCTTCTCACATATCTCAAGccacaggagcagagcaggagattTCAGGAGATTCAGTCAGTGTCCCACCAGAGAGTAGAGCTGAGTCTGCTGCAGATGATGAGCAGAAGACTTCTCGTGAGGCAGAGCAGCATCTGGAATTGGAGTCTCTACAGGGTCGTGCTGTTTCTAGTCCTACCACGGAAACAG ATCTCCAGAACAGCAAGACACGGGCAATATTACTGATGAGGCAGAAGGAGTATAAAATAGCAGCTCTGAAAGCCAAACAGCAAGGGAACCTGGAGAAGGCAAAGGAATACATGAAGACAGGCAAG aAATTTGATGTGGTCTTAGAAGCTTTGGACAGTGGGCAGCCAGTAGACCTCCAGAATATGCCTCCATCTCCTCAGG ATCTTGAAAGCTTAGGAAATGTACAAGGTACATCCAAGCAAAAGGTACCAGCTCCAGTGGGAAGTTCCCAAGGTCTTACATCACCTGAACCTCGGAACCAAGAAGCTTCAG CTTCTCTGCAGCAACCAAAAACAGTGCTGGAAGCATTGCAGCAAAGGCTTGAGAAGTAcaagtcagcagcagcacaagctaAAGCAAGTGGGGATGATCGGAAAGCCAGAATGCACGAGAGGATAGCCAAG CAATACCAAGATGCTATAAGAGCCCATAAAGCGGGGAGAAAAGTGAATTTTTCCGAGCTACCTGTTCCTCCTG GATTTCCCCCTCTTCCTGGTGTCGCAGCATCTGATGGCGGCAGCACAATAGCTGCTGTTCTGGAAAATGCCGGTCAGCTGGCaagcatggaagaaaatgatgaaGAAGAGGAG AATGAACCTCTGACACAGGCCCCAGTTGCCAAAAAgcctgctcagctgcctggaAAGCCGACTCAAGTTGTTAAGCCAATTACAGTGCCATCTGCTGTAGCTGAGGAGGAAAGCTCTCCTGAGCATGTGAAACAAGCTACATCGCCCTCCACCCTGGACAAGGCAGAGTCAGTGGATCATCTCCCTCCAGCTG ctaggCAACAGCTGCAATTtctggagaacagaaagaagcagTACATGAAGGCAGCCGtcaaagcaaagaaggaaaataacctTGAACAGGCTAAAATGTATCTCAGAACAGCTAAGAGCTTTGACCCAAAGATTGAGGAAGCAAAACGTGGCAAACCTGTTGATATTTCCAAG CTGCCATCACCCCCCACAGATGATGAGGGTGATTTTATCTTCATACACCATGAAGATCTCAAAGTGtcccagaaagcagaggaagtaTACGCACAGCTCATAAAATTGCTGAAGGACCAACATGAG AGATGTTTGCAGTATTCCAAGCAGTTCATGCACCTGGGAAATGTAGCTGAAACAACTCG GTTTGAGAAACTGGCACAAGGTTGTAAAAAGGACTTAGACATCCTACAGCTTGCACAAGCACAAGGAATGGATCCTCCAAGCCATCACTTTGAGGAGAGAACCTTTAAAATGATAAG gaTATTTTCTGAGCtcaacagcacagaaatgcaccTTCTTATTGTCAGGGGGATAAACCTCCCAGCTCCACCAG GTGTGGCACCAAAAGATTTAGATGCATTCGTGAAGTTTGAATTTCATTACCCAAGCACG GAGCAACCTCAAAAGAGCAAAACACCTGTAATTAACAATAACAATTGTCCAG AATACAACCAGTTGTTCAAGCTGAACATCAACCGAAATCACCGAGGTTTCCGACGAGCAATTCGCTCCAAAGGAATTAAATTTGAAGTATTTCATAAAGG GTCCTTCTTCAGAAGTGACAAGCAGGTGGGGACAGCACATTTGAAACTGGACAAGCTGGAATCAGAATGTGAAGTTAGAGAGATCATCGAG atttttgatGGCAGGAAACCCACTGGAGGGAAACTGGAGGTAAAAGTGAGACTCAGGGAGCCCCTCAGCGGTCAGGATCTTCAAACAATTACAGAAAACTGGCTGGTCCTTGAACACTAG